A genomic window from Streptococcus sanguinis includes:
- a CDS encoding virulence factor MviN, whose product MNIFKNLFITFSFSLAIILLFEKPWFILVTLFHSPLLHLGHFLKHFLNLVQRKTVRILTSKSFTGVYPFINRLVSDAILFD is encoded by the coding sequence ATGAATATTTTTAAAAATCTCTTCATAACCTTCTCCTTTTCCTTAGCCATCATCCTATTGTTTGAAAAACCATGGTTTATCCTTGTGACTTTATTCCATAGTCCCCTCCTTCATCTTGGCCATTTCCTTAAGCATTTCTTGAACTTGGTGCAGAGAAAGACTGTTAGAATCCTGACCAGCAAGTCTTTCACAGGGGTTTATCCATTTATAAATCGTCTGGTTAGCGACGCCATACTCTTTGACTAA